From Rhopalosiphum padi isolate XX-2018 chromosome 2, ASM2088224v1, whole genome shotgun sequence:
ttttttttgcattttttggtgtttattaCTGATTTCACATTAGTTTACTTCTCATCGTTTTTTGTCGACCATTATTccgataacttacttaaaacgtctactatatttgtaatttttttatttaatttttaaggacattttttgtcattttaatatgtcaaatatgcattttttttaggtcattttttaatgttttttagataattaacttccgagccctagtcattagttacataatataacatgatcATCACCTCACCATCGGTGACATtatgtaataggtacctaatataaaataataaatttaaaacgcaATAAGGCtaactttattaaaattgtaataataataagaataaaagatatttagatataggtattaactattaataaaggTGGGCAagtcaatgaaaataattaacttaagttaagttaagttaagaGGATACAAGATcgataagttataagttaatacggagaaaaatattaatttaatccagtttaaaaaaagttaatttattttttttaattagtatgtaAATCACATAAAGGTGAATgtgtttttctattttcttatttataaattataaaaaaacaattttattaaactctTATCATAATGTACATTGATATACACTTTTACTTTTACTTtactaataggtacttattattttattaatttaaactatacacAATTATGTTATCAAGAAAAATAACAGAAATGATTgtgtattgtgttattatagtattggattatttttattttgtataaataggtatagtaatatttacgtataaacGAAAAATTTCAAAAGGTTTTTAacttgattgattttttttaaatcaactgaGAAAAACTAGgttattttaactgtaaataaaaCTAGTTAAGCTCATAAgttgattagaaaaaaaaataactagtttagttaaaaagtttaaaaaaaattaactttttaactagtTAATGCCCGCCTTTGGGTATTATGgcaattcatttaatttaaaaattagtagaCGCCGAATTAATAAActtgtttttaatcatatataagCCTTTCCTGTGCAAAACGAGCAAAAGTGATTACTTCTAGTCAAAACTGAActgttaattttcaattaaaaaaaaaacaattaatattaaccaATATTTACCATCTACAATACAAATcttctaaattatattgatgATTTTACCATTTGTCTTAAAAAATTTACTGTAAGATTTACTTGTAAATTATCCCAAAAAAGATGATTccaacataaaacaataatttctatGTAATAGAGTATATCAGTTAACagagtttatatataaatagcttaaaagaaaaatgcattcaaatccaattttttaattaatatattttttttatatcatcacaaaaatacatattttgtattaaaatctaATAGGAAATTGCCTGTTTTAAGTTATGTATCAGAAGTGGCCAACTTGCAGCTCGCGCGCCGCATGTGGATCTCGTCATGGTCAGATTCTGCTACCGTCttatttataagattaaaatttacttattataatataacaataatatgtattattatttattaatacaattttaaatttttagtatcaTTATATTTAGATATGTGGGCATGTGGCCCGCGAAACCATTCATATTGGCCACCCCTGTTATATATCAAAACTATTTACACTTTGTTATAAAGTTAGATATAAGTTTAGTAACAAATGGACAATAgtgttgatttataaattttataggtataggtactgttGATGTTGTGTACAGGTACatgattaggtattatattaatatgatttgggaatattgatttttgattgacgatattataaaataatgcaaataataataatgataataaaaaaaaatatgataacaacAATAGTTGACGAGGGCAGCTCTTTAAGCGCATTATTCTTAGGTCAACATTGGTAGTACCACAAACGTCCAACATATTTGtaatatgatgtaaataaaaaaacaaatgcaCAAATGATGCAACCAAAATAACCTGGAAACAATAATAAGATATAcgtaactacaaaataattgaacattcaaaatgaaaaaaactccTTTATACTTTCGATGTTTTGATAATGCTTTTGTAATGTTATTTAAGTCTTCATGTAAAATATGTTTCCTAATCCCGTAAACTATATTTCGTATATAGAGCCGCCAATCAAATCCTTCGAAATTGAACTGAAACGTCTTACGATCCTCTTGATTGAGTAACGTCCATAATTTACGAGTATTACTATTATCAAATTTCCACTCATTCGTAGTAAACGGTTTAATCACATCCgtcaaattttctttttttgcatacatttttaacattctaaaagtataaatatatttataattacaaaccTTTAAAAGAgttaagatttttattaatcCGTGATAGTAAATGGTTTGAATAATTAAGCAAGTAAGTAGGAACTGTAATAAGTctgacctaaaaaaaaaatcgccatgaactaagaaatttaaaaatagtgacCAATTAAAAATCACTACATtgtaatagaaaatagaaatggataaaaaaaaatcataagtcATTGTTAACGGAGATCCTGATCTTGAACAGTACGGTTATTGGACATATTACTTACTTTGTATTTTTGCCACatataaataatgacaaatCTACAAGCGCAGAAGGTACTCGGTGTAATAAAAACCTCGTAATACTAATGATCCAACGATTCGCTGTAAACACACAACATATATACCACATTGATTGTAACGGAGGCACCTCATAGTAAGTTTCATAAACATAGCCAAAGAACGTGCCCCAATGTAATGGTCTGTCGGAACTAGACACGTAATTATAGACTTTTGGttcattgtttttgttttcgcTATTTTGATATCTACAGCAAATCGAAATAAAACGAAGATTATgtcaatgtaaatatatttataaataaggaaATATTTTACCTGATGACCGTATCCCACATTACACTAATTAGTGCATTGGCAGAGTAATCAACTGGGACAATATCTACTTTTTTATTCATTGACATTGGTAATACTCTTATAAATCCAACGATGACTCCAGTAACTACAGCAGTTAATCCTTGCATACCATCAAACCAACCTGGTTCTGGTTCAGATTGCGTGCAACCtactataatgttatatctTAGTTTACTATCTTCAGTTAcgcattttgaataaaatatgtaaattattaacacataaaataaagtatagctAATGGTTATAAACTACTACTaacaattaaaatgaaaactaaaattcttgtaagtttaaaattatcaaactatAAACATGAAATCCTTACCGATTGATGGACGAAATATTGAAATCGGTAATTGGTTTTCGTTcgttaatatcatattttcggTGAGTGCTTTAGTAAAAGTGTATGTATTAGGCCAATCTTTCAAAACGCTATTTACCAcggaacatttaaattaaatattaagaaaataaaaataataagaaatgaaaaatacaattttttacttgttaattttatttagtataattaatttttttaattctttgacTGTTATTGAAACGGGATAGGATTCTTCTTTAATTTCATTTCTCAGGCAGTGGGAATAAGCGGTTGATACATACACAAAACCCTAAAACAAATAGTACATTATGAATCAAAATTGTaatccataatattaaatattaatattaataataaagatgtGGGTTAGTAGATAATGATCTACTGTACGGTACGTAAGCAAGTGGTACCGCTTTGTTGTACATAAAGTGCCGAGTAGGTCACAATACTTCAATACTTTtaacgaaaaacaattttaaatgaaaaaggaCTGTCAGTGTATAAAAggaaatatttcatgatatgatttttcataaaactataaaagtcattattttacatttaaaattacaatagatTTTAAacgctttttaaaattattaagtatttatggttatttcttaccaagttaaataaaaaaaaaataaaattggtattatcaaaaactgatttacataaaattatctgtatttctttattgtttttttgatgattattaaaaagtattgtgaatttttaacttttaactctTTAAAGTACCAAATTTCTTCAATTTGCTACAAGATATACCATCATTGTTGAAAACCATTTTTACAGCCCAATGGCAAAaatttagaaacaaaaataaaataattataattaatgatcgataatattatatattttctattacctTAAGGTTATTCATGTCCGTTGCTAGTGCTAATGTATTTTCTGTTCCTTGAATGTTTATCTTTGTTGCCATCCGAATAGTTTCATTAAATCTGACTGTAGCAGcacaatgaaaaacaaaattcacattttttatCAACCAATCACGATTTTCTGTTGAAATTCCTAATAAGTTTTCTTCTAAATGtccatcaattatttttatcttggtCACAAAGTCGGGTTTTTCAGTTCTAAGGCGGTCAAATATCTTAAAACACAGAATAATCACTGATAAAATATGGTCttgtaatattagttattttaaatatgctgTTATATTGTTAGAGAATATTATGTTAACCAAAATACAATATGtgtaattgatattaatttatatactgtcAACacgaattgttttaatattacattttagttagaaaccaagaaaaaaatatgcttatattattgtattcaattgaaaatatttttgaacgaaataaattttatttatctattgtaACCGCTATGTACTATGGTATTAAATCCAAATTGAGAAAGTAGttacttattataactaatagtcAGTTATATTTAGCAACATTTATACTAATCTCAGTTAATATTTAGTAAGAAAAACAgcttgttataataaatattattttttaacaaaaaattacttacagattgtttaaacatattttccaCTCTTTGACTGGCAGTTAAACCATTTTTACCTCTAACGAGAATTGCAATATTCTTCACGTCACATGTCCTTAGCAATTTTTCTGTGAGTATTTTCCCCAGAAACCCCGTACATCCGGTAACGAAAACCGCCCCGTTCTGAAATGTTTCTGTAatactcatttaaattttttttctagtttaattaaatacaacaaatataagATCGTTACACTACATTCACGCCTTCAAACTGTTGATATATCGATTCTAAACTTATTAAAACGTGAATTGGTTTTTCTCTTTTATGTATTGCCGTTAATAATGGCGATTGTTGGTTCTAATGAGTCCccactataaaatatgtcatttaTACAAGTTTGATTGGAGGTCAACACAGattctttaaatgtatttattcttttatagcactttatataatcatataaatatattgctatagatttttattgtaatttattttactttaattagtaACAcactattaactataatttataagtagtcataaaattattgcaaatatgatttagttaaacacttataattgaaattgtatattttgattgaattatggataataatagtaataatacaacaaataatCTATTTTCATACTTAGTGGGgtcaaatacataaaatacaatataaattgaaataacttTATTACAAATGTCTAATATTTATAGTGTAGATAATatctaactatattatattataacaagctgtttgttttactaaatattaactgAGATTAGTATAAATGTtgctaaataataatgatagtacctatctataataatttatgtgtgaTACTTTTGAAATACCTGATTAATTGAATTAGGAATAGTGATTACTCGTTGAAATTTAGTGATACCACTTAGTCCACTTTTAGATTTatgctaattaattttatttccttCAAAacgtagtaatatattatgtaaaagttttTAATCTTCATGAGtccatataatatcttataattgttAAGACGTATGAAAgactttgtattaatttttcaaacttttttaccaagtgaaaatttcaattatgaaaAGTCgagtttcattaaataaaacaaaattgattttcttatATTGTTGATTCGTGAACATTAGAAATGTctgatttttttagtttttgttctataaatatcaataagaaaatatagcttgaaaaaataagaaaaatttccATAtaatctgttatctatgtttgttttatgttaaataaagtatcacaattaataaatatagttatttgtaactttaataaccaataatagAGAGGCAGCGTTTCATAAATGTCCTAGTTGCCAAAATTCGAAATACGGCTTTacctattttttctttaaaacttAGAACATTCAGGAGAACAATACACACGAGGGtgtacaaaaatttttttttaatattgtctcAGTATATTGAGAATGGATTATTTAAGTTCATaatcttatttaataaaaatttagattatattaaatttatagcttataatattattattttagttatttgtatttatgtatatataatatatatatattgattatatgatttattgtattatttaacctttggattttcttattaattagatttgaataaaataaatatgaatagaatatttaaaaattaatatatatatatatatatatatatatatatatacatatacatgttaatggatataaatatttttaaataaatagtttctaGATTCTAATGTGATTTTTGATGTTGAATATTTCCAGCAGATACGTTTATATTCGCTTTCATATtggatattgatattattaaaactgtgtattttagttttaaaatgtgttttctaTGTCTGTGCTTTTATACCTTTATGGGGTGGGTTCACGATTTTGTATCGGTAACGTGAGAAAAGTTAATGATGGGGTGTTGTAGATTGGTAGATTTGGGGTCTGAGACCGAGTGACGTATGGTATAGCGACAGTAAAAAATGTCGGAGCTGGTAGTTCGTTTAAACTAAATTACTATCAACACGaatcacacatttttttttacgctCACGACGTCATGGTTCACAAATCAGTTGAATGACCACTGGCCATGAAAAATTTACATGCCCAAAAAATTCATATGaagtgtataggtacctacttattttagtaGTTTGATGTTACATTTTAGGTacttgtttaaattgtattgcatATAAACTGATTGGTAAgaaaataagtacttaaaaagaATATATCTGTAACAATAAAtagcataattaatattatacgtcatataatatatgcattttttaataaaatataaaaaatgttctcatttaattttctttaaatacaatacaacaagatttaattataaataaatttttttttaatttttttttacgctcACTACGTCATGGTAACATTATCGGTGTTCACAAATCAACATCTCAATTAATAAAGAAGTAGTGGacgataaatttatattgaagcAATTAGGTAATCatgactatttttaaaatcataaagttAAGTCTATTCTAGTCGACTATTCCCTCCAAGATACTTCATAATCTATTTTTACACAAGATTGGTAATTAACTAAGTATATACTACTAAAACAGAAATTTTTATGCTAAACCAATTTTCCACTAAATTGATtgctttatttattatgactGAAAATACTTGAGAGTCttacaaagtatttttattatttttttctatacgcgatggtataatttttaaaatatttaaactttttttaaactatttaaatgccTTAgaaattacgatttttttttagtttttgttgtaattgttaaaaaaaaatacgtgtcaaattcttaaaaatgtaatacaggaTCTCTAATGAAATGGGTACTGATAAGGAACTGTGTGAGAAGCATAGATAAATCTGTTAAACGAATTCATCATCCACGATGTAGAGGCGATATGGTGTTACCACTTCCCTACCTAACAATGTGAAAAAACGGATGACAAAATGTACGGCAATCCAGGTGTTTGAAAATCTCTTAACAGAGTATGTAACTATTTGTCCGAAGGCCTATTTTAAGTTGTAATGCGGAaatgtgtaattaaatattttaataaatacaattttctaatattagtttatttatttgtaaataccaGTAACAAATTTAGTTACCCAACAATTCAATGACTAGATAATAGTTGATGATATAGATAAGATAACACTTACCACAACTTTAATGATTTTGAACAACATTAAAGTTTGAAagcttgtttatttatttagttgtgaaaataaaaatattttatcaatgccAAGAAAATGTTATGTGCCTGCCTGGCTGGCTGGGTGTAAAACGAGTTATGCTAGTGAgtcaaaatgattaaaattgcaggataatgaaaaaaaaccaacattattttgttaatttttcttttttttcacaatatttgcAACAGCTCAAGTATTCACATgaaaaatattgcaaaattttaattttacagataaaatatggttttaaactgtttatacTCCGTTTGAGCGTGACCTATAGTACAGACATTCGATCGGTCACTTTTGAATTATACCGTCTTTTTTTCTCCTTATCTCACTATAAGTTCTTCAAAGTGATGTTTACACATCATCATCAGTAGCTGCTAGACTCGGGTAACTTTGACCTATAGCGTGATaacttacttattttaatttctattatcatattatatacatattcaatttatacatattacgcATGCGCTTGATCACTCCATAGTTTACCTATAACAAACCCGGGCACAGCCCACGTGGTTACCTTTGGACTCCAACTAGATAAGCCATGCCACAAAACCAGTTAACAGTTTCCCCAATTACTGTTGTCAAcatcgttaaaaaaataataaaaataacaataagatAAATCCTAATGAAAGTTAAACGCTCCTTATCCACATGCTGTCCCCCCTTCCTCATCAGTCGCTATTGCAAAGAAAACGAAACGATTTGTGACACCAAACCACTACGAAGCTCTTATCGTAAACAACGAAAATCTAAACATCGATAATGATGACATACACATTGACAGCCAGTACGAAATACTTAGTCAAGGGCTATTAAATACCACATATAACACACCATAGTCTGTTCTCCCTTCGCCTATATTTATCAAAGGCGTCCTTGATTACACAAGACCACGAATCCCTATTTATCCCTATTTACCTAAGTCCTCACAAacctcataaaaaatataaacataaaaaatgaaaaccaaTAATTTTACATCCAACTCTCTCCTCATCCTAATATGGAATTAAAATGGCCTAATTTACCGTAGAAACAAACTACTGGCCACTCTCCAAAACAGTAGAATTGATATTGCACTCATTTCAGAAACATAtataagtcatttattttactttcagTACTACGAtagattgatataatttttatgaaaaatatcacatttcttttattatatattaactacctattataataattatatagcttttgtatttatatcatattatattaactatatatttctataaataccataaaacagcATAAATAGGttcataataactatatagatagattatttcttaaaatatataaaaaatgtcgttgtgtttagtaaaattaattataatattataatataggtacgtaaaagTGTTTTCAATCAAAAAATCAACAACTTGTTTTACTGcgttaaacaataaatagaataattaatattatacgtcatatgatacatgcattttttaatgaaatataaaaaatgttctcgtttaattatctttaaatactatacctacaacaagatttaattatatatatatttttaaaaattttttttcgctCACTACGTCATGGTAACATTATCGGTGTTCACAAATCAACATAATGACTTTTGGCCATGAAAGATTTACTTACCAAAAAAATGttgacgtaatattattttaggtacttgtttaaattgtattgcaaCAAGTATAATTGGAGTAAAAATATATCGGTATAATGCTACTTTGGTCAACTATCCGCAATATTAATACTTGAATATAATAGTGGACGATCAATTTATATTGAAGCAATTAAGTAatcataactatttttaaaatcataaagttaaatttaatgtcgtaatatatatatatatatatatacttcattAGCCAAATtgtactttctttttttttgtattaataaccaaaatataaaataaaaatgctatgTGCCTGGGTGGTTGCATATAAAACAAGTTATGCTAGTGAGTCAAAAAGATTAAAATTGCaggataatgaaaaaaaaccaattattactaaatacctATTAGAACTATAACTACAATGTATAATTGATGGATTGTTTATGTGTGTGTAGTGGGAGGGGTAAATatcaactaatattttaattttcatatgtttaaaacttaatataatattaaaatcatattattaaaccttTTTCGCaccaataaatgtaaaaataagaattgtatttcaaattttaatttaaataaagttattattaaataaaatcattatatatttttttgtgtaatcgaaatatactacttatttttttgtaaaaaaataagcaaGGTTCTGcacataatttatcattatatatgtacTGTAGGCtgttggtataaataaaattcttagTGTTTCCGAATCAagtgaaaaaaatcattatctaATTCGAATGGCGTTGTTTTGGGCatgatgtttttatattttcatagaaACAGTTGAGTTCGGTGCATAATTTTTCTGTGGCAgagctatttaataataataatgtttatttgcaaataattttctttttatatagaaaatatcttacagaaaattataaataacaattaataatgagttaaattaaaaatatatattaagataataaatgtGTGTGAAAAattaaggttaggttaggttgtgTTTAGTGCGAAAtgcaatatttacatatatatttaatattaaaaaataacaggtcgaaaaaatatgtaaaagtaaaacaaCCAAAATTCCAGACAAAAGTGTGAAATTTGtgtttgatggattttaatttagaaaacagACTTGAATTTGTATTCTAGACTTCTAGGTTTCGATCGatgatatttgaaaaattgagCTCGTACTTAAGTCTTatcttattacttaataataaattttaatatctaaaattgcTTCGATAGAAACCTAAAAGACAAGATGACAAATTCAagtatgttttcaaaaataaaattcatgagTCATTATGTCTTTcctataaaactaaaactaccctaaaaaaaatttcaatactataaaaataataatatgatcatttaaagaaatgtataaactttttataaaatgcacTCTAATAACTTTTACCTCTAATAAATTTTTCTCTAGGGTTATTTAAATCACGCGACATAAATACCAGATGTATATTTTAGATACAGCATATTAAACGGTGTGATTTTATGACGTCACACGCAAAAcgcaacttatatttaaaaacgggAGAAATTATTGTTAGACAACCACTTTTAAACCaccaaaattattctttttaaagcactatatttttacacagtaaaaatattgggttttttttttgttgcataATCCTCTaagaaataaaacttttaacatACCATTAAACTTATCACATAGTAAGTTTTCAAGGTTTCACATTGATTATTAAGTGGTCCCTTTATTCGTCGATATAAAAatggtatgtacctatatattatcgtatattatatctaagCAAACTAGAAAAAAAGCAAGGACATGTCAGAGGTGAGTATTTCTGCACCGAGAGGCGAGTCATAACAGAACTAATGTtggttttagatttaaaaaaaaaacaattgattttactttattatatacaacacaAAACTactagattatatattttattattttacctattcgTCTTACACAATGTACTGTAAGATAAAAGGTTTATTTGCGTATGATCACaaaaaatgcttaaataattaaagtaaacaaGATTCTATTATAgtgttaagtatattaatagcaagaacaaaaatacaatcaaatccattttttaattaatatatttttactacgcaacaaaaatgcatattttgtatttcaatcTAATAGGAAATTTcctgttttaagttttatataaaatacaattttaagattaATCACTAACGCCCCACCATATGTCTCCAACTACACTCTACACgcagatttaaatattaaaacagttcACGCTGAAGCAGTAATATTTTGCAAAAGATTCCATAACAGACTTCCATATCATCCTACTCAACTTGTATCCAATTTAGCTTCTCGAACAATTCCAG
This genomic window contains:
- the LOC132919067 gene encoding uncharacterized protein LOC132919067 → MSITETFQNGTVFVTGCTGFLGKILTEKLLRTCDVKNIAILVRGKSSLTASQRAENIFKQSIFDRLRTEKPDFVTKIKIIDGYLEEHLLEISTENRDWLIKNVNFVFHCAATVKFNETLRVATKINIQGTENILALATDMNNLKGFVYVSTAYSHYPRNEIKEEFYPVPITVKELKQLIISDENIDNVLEDWPNTYTFTKALAENMILTNENQLPISIFRPSIVGCTQSEPEPGWFDGMQGLAAGVTSVIVGFLRVLPMSTNKKADYVPVDYSANALISVMWDTVIRYKNSDEKNNEPKIYNYVSSIDRPFFLGTFLDYVYESYYEVPPLQSMWYICCVFSANRWIISITRFLLHRIPSALVDLSLFICGKNPKMLKMYKKAEKMTDTLSVFTTNEWKFDNSNTRKLWTLLSQEDRKKFHFNFEGFDWRLYTRHIVYGVRKHILHEDLNNITKALSKHRKLFWLHQLCICFFIYIVLQVCWMFVMSITETFQNGAVFVTGCTGFLGKILTEKLLRTCDVKNIAILVRGKNGLTASQRVENMFKQSIFDRLRTEKPDFVTKIKIIDGHLEENLLGISTENRDWLIKNVNFVFHCAATVRFNETIRMATKINIQGTENTLALATDMNNLKGFVYVSTAYSHCLRNEIKEESYPVSITVKELKKLIILNKINNVLKDWPNTYTFTKALTENMILTNENQLPISIFRPSIVGCTQSEPEPGWFDGMQGLTAVVTGVIVGFIRVLPMSMNKKVDIVPVDYSANALISVMWDTVIRYQNSENKNNEPKVYNYVSSSDRPLHWGTFFGYVYETYYEVPPLQSMWYICCVFTANRWIISITRFLLHRVPSALVDLSLFICGKNTKMLKMYAKKENLTDVIKPFTTNEWKFDNSNTRKLWTLLNQEDRKTFQFNFEGFDWRLYIRNIVYGIRKHILHEDLNNITKALSKHRKLFWLHHLCICFFIYIILQICWTFVVLPMLT